From Mycolicibacterium nivoides, a single genomic window includes:
- a CDS encoding acyl-CoA dehydrogenase family protein, with amino-acid sequence MHASDGLLLHPVKYDPEHFDPQTRRLLRATIDWFEHRGKQRLIQDYHGKVFHADFLEFVAKEGLFATFLTPARDGAGDPDKRWDTARVAALSEILGFYGFNYWYPWQVTVLGLGPVWQSGNDAARARAARALADGGVAAFGLSEKEHGADIYSTDMVLTSDGAGGFRANGSKYYIGNGNCASTVSVFGRLAGIEGPDQYVFFYADSGHPKFHVVKNIVPSQIFVAEITLQDYPVAAQHILHTGQDAFDAALNTVNVGKFNLCFGGIGAATHALYETITHAHNRILYGHPVTDFPHVRREFVDAYARLIGMRLFADRAVDYFRCANPDDRRYLLFNPITKMKVTTEAQKVVGLLSDVVAAKGFEDDQYLLLAKRDIDGLPKLEGTVAVNLALIAKFMPAYLFDPQHYPPVPTRLDAADDEFLFRQGPARGLAKVRFHDWRAVYAASAAIANVARFTAQAEHLVTLLSEAPPDAAQQGDLDFGLALTEMFTLVVYGQLILEQAEIVGLDIDLVDQIFDILVRDFNAAAVGLHDKPSTTEAQQQITLAAIGRPVVEGERFDRIWQRVAALSGAYEMNPKPHHG; translated from the coding sequence ATGCACGCATCCGATGGGTTGTTGCTCCATCCGGTGAAGTATGACCCGGAGCATTTCGATCCGCAGACGCGGCGGCTGCTGCGCGCGACGATCGACTGGTTCGAACACCGCGGCAAGCAGCGGCTGATCCAGGACTATCACGGCAAGGTGTTTCACGCCGATTTTCTGGAGTTCGTCGCGAAGGAGGGCTTGTTCGCGACGTTTCTGACCCCTGCGCGCGACGGCGCGGGCGATCCAGACAAGCGATGGGATACCGCGCGGGTGGCGGCGCTCTCCGAGATCCTGGGCTTCTACGGGTTCAACTATTGGTATCCGTGGCAGGTCACCGTGCTTGGGTTGGGCCCGGTGTGGCAGAGCGGCAATGACGCGGCCCGTGCCCGGGCAGCGCGCGCCCTTGCCGATGGCGGAGTCGCAGCGTTCGGTCTCTCGGAGAAGGAACACGGCGCCGACATCTACTCCACCGACATGGTCTTGACCTCCGACGGCGCCGGGGGGTTCCGCGCGAACGGGTCGAAGTACTACATCGGCAACGGCAACTGCGCCAGCACCGTGTCGGTGTTCGGGCGCCTCGCCGGCATCGAGGGTCCCGATCAGTACGTGTTCTTCTACGCTGACTCCGGGCACCCGAAGTTCCACGTGGTCAAGAACATCGTCCCGTCGCAGATATTCGTCGCCGAGATCACCCTGCAGGATTATCCAGTCGCCGCGCAGCACATCCTGCACACCGGCCAGGACGCGTTTGACGCGGCGTTGAACACGGTCAACGTTGGCAAGTTCAACCTGTGCTTCGGCGGGATCGGCGCGGCGACTCACGCCCTGTACGAGACGATCACCCACGCGCACAACCGGATTCTGTACGGGCACCCGGTCACCGATTTCCCGCACGTGCGCCGCGAATTTGTCGATGCGTACGCCCGGCTCATCGGGATGCGGCTGTTCGCCGACCGCGCGGTGGACTACTTCCGCTGCGCGAACCCCGACGACCGCCGGTATCTGTTGTTCAACCCAATCACCAAGATGAAGGTGACGACCGAGGCGCAGAAGGTGGTCGGGCTGTTGTCGGATGTCGTGGCCGCCAAGGGTTTCGAGGACGACCAGTATCTGCTGCTCGCAAAGAGGGACATCGACGGGCTGCCCAAACTCGAGGGTACCGTCGCGGTGAACCTGGCGCTGATCGCTAAGTTCATGCCCGCCTACCTGTTCGACCCTCAGCACTACCCGCCGGTGCCCACCCGGCTCGATGCCGCAGACGACGAATTCCTGTTTCGCCAGGGCCCCGCGCGGGGGCTGGCGAAGGTCCGGTTCCACGACTGGCGCGCTGTGTACGCCGCCTCGGCGGCCATCGCCAACGTGGCCCGCTTCACCGCCCAGGCCGAGCATCTGGTCACCCTATTGAGCGAGGCCCCCCCGGATGCCGCTCAGCAGGGTGATCTTGACTTCGGGCTCGCCCTTACCGAAATGTTCACCCTGGTCGTGTACGGGCAGCTGATCCTGGAACAAGCAGAGATCGTCGGTCTCGACATCGACCTGGTCGACCAGATCTTCGACATACTGGTCCGCGACTTCAACGCTGCGGCAGTCGGATTGCACGACAAACCCTCCACCACCGAGGCCCAACAACAGATCACCCTGGCAGCGATCGGCAGGCCTGTAGTCGAAGGGGAGCGGTTCGACCGTATCTGGCAGCGTGTCGCCGCCTTGTCCGGCGCCTACGAAATGAACCCAAAACCCCACCATGGTTGA
- a CDS encoding PucR family transcriptional regulator: MDVLEPADGAVAGRAVATSLLANMPGLADDMLRYLVERIPEIGADEELRGLTLGSCSSNLEAVLSMVRHGIDVTAAEAPVTALEHARAMASRGHSVDVMLRFYRLGHEYFTEKLSHSIADWIEDPAVALRTFTYLERYGFRYIDRISSLVAAEYVAELDRRQNQARAERADIVRALLAGERVDTARAERVMGHRLTGRQIGFVCWVHERGVDLEGIARQVGGLLGGSHSLVVADGPLAVWGWVAITGDVRSSLAGMARELSGDVESVHVAVGSPHPGAAGFRTSHLEALRTRRVIELSRRAAPSITAFADIALVDAISRDLDAARSFVAAQLGDLARADTKARDERAALLAVLDAQGSFVTAARALGIHRNTVLQRVRRAEERRGRPATNNIGELHAALLVCHVLGASVLRGSSSR, translated from the coding sequence ATGGACGTGCTTGAGCCGGCCGACGGCGCGGTGGCGGGACGGGCCGTCGCCACGTCTCTGCTGGCAAATATGCCCGGTCTGGCCGACGACATGCTCAGGTATCTGGTCGAGCGGATACCGGAAATCGGAGCCGATGAGGAGCTTCGCGGCCTGACGCTGGGATCATGTTCGTCGAATCTTGAAGCGGTGCTGTCGATGGTTCGTCACGGTATCGACGTAACCGCTGCGGAGGCGCCGGTGACCGCACTCGAACATGCCCGAGCCATGGCATCACGCGGGCACAGCGTGGATGTGATGCTGCGGTTCTATCGGCTGGGTCACGAGTACTTCACCGAGAAGCTTTCGCACTCGATCGCCGACTGGATCGAGGATCCCGCTGTCGCGCTGAGGACGTTCACCTATTTGGAGCGGTACGGGTTTCGCTATATCGACCGGATCTCCAGTCTGGTAGCCGCGGAGTACGTCGCGGAACTCGACCGACGGCAAAACCAGGCAAGGGCTGAGCGCGCTGATATCGTGCGGGCGCTGCTGGCCGGGGAACGTGTCGACACCGCCCGGGCCGAACGGGTGATGGGCCACCGCCTGACCGGTCGGCAGATCGGTTTCGTGTGTTGGGTCCACGAGCGCGGCGTCGACCTTGAGGGAATTGCCCGGCAGGTGGGCGGGCTGCTCGGTGGCAGTCACTCACTCGTGGTGGCTGATGGGCCACTTGCGGTGTGGGGTTGGGTGGCGATTACGGGTGACGTGAGGTCATCGCTGGCCGGCATGGCGAGGGAGCTTTCCGGCGATGTCGAGAGCGTGCACGTCGCGGTGGGCTCCCCGCATCCAGGCGCTGCAGGCTTTCGCACCTCCCATCTGGAGGCGCTTCGGACTCGCCGGGTAATCGAACTGTCGCGGCGCGCTGCGCCGTCGATCACCGCGTTCGCCGATATCGCTTTGGTTGACGCCATCTCGCGCGACCTGGATGCAGCGAGATCCTTCGTCGCTGCACAGCTCGGCGACCTGGCAAGAGCCGACACGAAGGCACGCGACGAGCGCGCCGCCCTGCTGGCGGTACTCGATGCGCAAGGCAGTTTCGTGACCGCAGCACGCGCCTTGGGAATCCACCGCAACACGGTCCTGCAACGGGTACGGCGCGCCGAGGAGCGCCGGGGCCGGCCCGCAACGAACAACATCGGTGAGCTGCATGCGGCCCTGCTTGTCTGTCACGTGCTGGGGGCCTCGGTGTTGCGCGGGTCTTCGTCTCGCTGA
- a CDS encoding fatty acid desaturase, giving the protein MSMTTEHSQPAATASQRVLPDPGEQIPTLSWPTVGIFTCAITIFSISTWAALTDALPAIATIAASSAAIFVLFTVLHDASHYSISSHRWVNVAFGRVAMLFVSPLISFKSFAFIHIEHHRNTNDAEFDPDHFVSAAPWWQLPFRFPAMDLPYIGLLVRNLSKRPRAELLETAVLMTLSVAVIVWAGFAGHLWTLALIYLIPERIGMFVLAWWFDWLPHHDLEDTQRENRYRATRNRVGSEWILTPLLLSQNYHLVHHLHPSIPFHRYVAAWRRNEAAYLERDSAISTVFGQQLDAAQYHEWKRLNGKLASLLPVRMPPSSAARHANSHPISVKSVEPLTCDSVKVTFDIPDHLSDQFQFQAGQHLTVRHRIDGKEVRRNYSICASATSRELAIGVRRVAGGMFSTFAVETLCAGDVLELMTPTGSFGAPLDPLARRAYVAVAAGSGITPILSIMRTTMEIETESRFTLFYGNRTAESTMFAAELDELESRYADRLRIVHIRSAQTHYPTHLRGRIDLAMVQRLLADDLISIDRWYLCGPSDLVTTLREGLASEGVSTERMNIELFRGAGRSAPVNNVPNSKIAIRLSGTEHTVDLAAGETVLESALKNNIDAPYACLGGACGTCKARITTGAVSMEQNFALNSAEVEAGFVLTCQSHPTTPTVTVDYDS; this is encoded by the coding sequence ATGTCAATGACGACTGAGCACTCTCAACCGGCAGCAACAGCCTCCCAACGCGTCCTGCCGGATCCCGGCGAGCAGATTCCAACGCTGTCATGGCCAACCGTCGGCATCTTCACCTGCGCGATAACGATCTTCAGCATTTCCACCTGGGCGGCGCTCACCGACGCACTGCCTGCGATCGCCACCATCGCCGCGAGCTCAGCAGCGATCTTCGTTCTTTTCACCGTCCTGCACGACGCCTCCCATTACTCGATCAGTTCACATCGCTGGGTCAACGTCGCCTTTGGTCGCGTCGCAATGCTCTTCGTGTCGCCACTGATCTCCTTCAAGTCGTTCGCGTTCATCCATATCGAGCACCACCGCAACACCAACGACGCTGAGTTCGACCCCGATCACTTCGTCAGCGCCGCACCCTGGTGGCAGCTGCCCTTCCGCTTCCCCGCGATGGACCTGCCATACATCGGCCTCCTGGTACGCAACCTGAGCAAGCGCCCCCGCGCCGAGCTTCTCGAAACCGCGGTCTTGATGACCTTGTCCGTGGCGGTGATCGTGTGGGCGGGCTTCGCCGGACACCTATGGACGCTCGCGCTGATCTACCTGATTCCCGAGCGTATCGGCATGTTCGTACTCGCGTGGTGGTTCGACTGGCTGCCCCACCACGACCTGGAGGACACCCAGCGCGAGAACCGCTATCGCGCCACGCGCAACCGCGTCGGCTCAGAGTGGATCCTGACGCCGCTGCTGTTATCGCAGAACTACCACCTGGTCCACCACTTGCACCCCTCTATCCCCTTCCACCGGTATGTCGCGGCCTGGCGACGCAACGAGGCCGCCTACCTTGAGCGAGATTCCGCAATAAGCACCGTCTTTGGGCAGCAACTCGACGCCGCGCAGTACCACGAGTGGAAACGCCTCAACGGCAAACTGGCTTCACTACTTCCGGTTCGCATGCCGCCCTCTTCGGCGGCGCGCCACGCCAACAGCCATCCGATCTCCGTCAAGAGCGTCGAACCCCTAACCTGCGACAGCGTCAAAGTCACTTTTGACATTCCCGACCACCTGAGCGATCAGTTTCAGTTCCAGGCGGGTCAACATCTGACGGTTCGGCACCGCATCGATGGGAAGGAAGTGCGACGGAACTACTCAATCTGCGCATCGGCCACATCGCGAGAATTGGCGATCGGAGTGCGGCGCGTCGCCGGTGGGATGTTCTCCACCTTCGCTGTCGAAACACTGTGTGCCGGGGACGTCCTGGAACTGATGACGCCCACAGGTAGCTTCGGCGCACCCCTCGATCCACTCGCCCGACGCGCCTACGTAGCGGTAGCGGCCGGCAGCGGCATCACCCCCATCCTGTCGATCATGCGCACCACGATGGAGATCGAAACCGAAAGCCGCTTCACACTCTTCTACGGCAACCGAACCGCAGAGTCGACCATGTTCGCCGCCGAACTCGATGAGCTCGAATCTCGATATGCCGACCGGCTACGCATAGTCCACATCCGCTCAGCCCAGACGCACTACCCCACCCATCTTCGCGGACGTATTGACCTGGCGATGGTCCAACGGCTGCTTGCCGACGATCTCATTTCAATCGACCGATGGTATCTGTGCGGCCCGAGCGACCTCGTCACGACACTGCGCGAAGGTCTCGCATCCGAAGGGGTGTCGACCGAGCGGATGAACATCGAATTGTTCCGCGGTGCAGGCAGATCCGCACCCGTCAACAACGTCCCGAACTCGAAAATCGCCATCAGGCTGTCCGGCACAGAGCACACCGTCGACCTCGCAGCAGGCGAAACTGTCCTCGAATCGGCGCTAAAGAACAACATCGACGCGCCGTACGCCTGCCTTGGCGGAGCGTGTGGCACATGCAAAGCACGGATCACAACAGGAGCCGTATCGATGGAGCAAAATTTCGCGCTCAACAGCGCCGAAGTTGAGGCCGGCTTCGTCCTAACCTGCCAGTCCCATCCGACCACACCAACCGTCACGGTCGACTACGACAGCTGA
- a CDS encoding LysR family transcriptional regulator yields MFTLDQLKSFVVVAETLHYGQAADRLAITQPPLSRRIQQLERDLGVALFDRIGRGVQLTPAGRAFLADARRILGMSEQAALSVRRIPSGQAGTVALGFTGSSAHSVLDPIVNATREQMPDIDLVLRERVSSVQLEELHAGELDLVLIRPPMPSAGVEASLLQREPLVLAAPSRHRLADDRIDPHVKDLDGEEFIMYSPAEARYFYELLVSIFLDNGIAPRYVQHISQVHTILALVRAGLGVALVPSAAANMGIDGVVLRAIAGAESRPAEMILAWRAGDDEPATQAIKMLVRQTIPSLTWQASDAGCAVRLP; encoded by the coding sequence ATGTTCACCCTCGACCAGTTGAAGAGCTTCGTCGTCGTGGCCGAGACCCTGCACTACGGACAGGCGGCAGACCGGCTGGCGATCACACAACCGCCGTTGTCGCGGCGCATCCAGCAGCTGGAGCGCGACCTCGGGGTAGCGCTGTTCGATCGCATCGGTAGAGGGGTCCAACTCACGCCGGCCGGGCGGGCTTTCCTCGCCGACGCACGGCGGATACTCGGCATGTCGGAGCAAGCGGCGTTGTCGGTACGCCGCATCCCTTCCGGGCAAGCCGGGACGGTGGCACTCGGATTCACCGGTTCATCCGCACACTCAGTGCTCGACCCGATAGTGAATGCGACCCGAGAGCAGATGCCCGACATCGATCTCGTTCTGCGCGAACGTGTTTCAAGCGTCCAGCTGGAAGAACTGCACGCCGGTGAACTGGACCTGGTGCTGATTCGACCACCCATGCCCTCCGCCGGGGTCGAAGCCAGCCTGCTGCAACGCGAACCACTCGTGCTAGCCGCGCCCAGTCGGCATCGTCTGGCCGACGATCGGATCGACCCGCACGTCAAGGACTTGGATGGCGAGGAATTCATCATGTACTCACCCGCCGAGGCCAGGTACTTTTACGAGTTACTTGTCAGCATCTTCCTGGATAACGGAATCGCGCCCCGCTACGTACAGCACATCAGTCAGGTGCACACCATCCTGGCACTCGTCCGCGCCGGGCTGGGTGTCGCCCTTGTCCCGTCGGCCGCCGCCAATATGGGAATCGATGGAGTCGTCCTGCGGGCGATCGCTGGGGCAGAAAGTCGCCCGGCTGAGATGATATTGGCTTGGCGGGCGGGCGACGACGAGCCCGCGACGCAAGCGATCAAAATGCTTGTGCGCCAGACGATCCCATCATTAACCTGGCAAGCCTCAGATGCAGGGTGCGCTGTGAGGCTTCCCTGA
- the kdgD gene encoding 5-dehydro-4-deoxyglucarate dehydratase, which yields MPTFTPHELAQHLGSGLLSFPVTHFTADLAVDEDAYRANIARLAEHDVAGLFAAGGTGEFFSLTPQEIDLLVRAAVSSAPTTTPVLAPAGLGTRQAVAMARAAEDAGADGVLLFPPYLTEASPSGLGEYVRTICESTLLGVVVYNRANAIYPAPVMAQLAESCPNLIGFKDGVGDLEAMTRVHATLGDRLVYIGGLPTAELFAVPYLELGVTTYSSAIFNFLPEFALAFYAAVRRRDAATIRRFLDEIVLPYAAIRDRQPGYAVSIVKAGMRLTGHSAGPVRPPLTDLDQNESALLAEIINRAGALTDDLDPGLTRVAGATL from the coding sequence TTGCCCACCTTCACACCCCATGAGCTGGCCCAACACCTCGGTTCCGGACTTCTGTCCTTCCCGGTAACCCACTTCACCGCTGATCTGGCGGTTGACGAGGACGCCTACCGCGCGAACATTGCTCGGCTGGCCGAGCACGATGTCGCCGGCCTGTTCGCCGCCGGTGGCACAGGCGAGTTCTTCTCGCTGACTCCACAGGAGATCGACCTGTTGGTCCGCGCGGCCGTGTCCAGCGCGCCGACAACCACCCCGGTCCTGGCGCCGGCCGGCTTGGGAACCCGGCAAGCCGTCGCGATGGCCCGCGCCGCCGAGGACGCCGGGGCCGACGGCGTATTGCTCTTTCCGCCCTATCTGACCGAGGCGTCACCCTCAGGGCTGGGTGAGTATGTACGGACGATATGCGAGAGCACCTTATTGGGCGTCGTGGTGTACAACCGCGCGAACGCGATCTATCCCGCCCCCGTAATGGCTCAGCTCGCCGAGTCCTGCCCGAATCTGATCGGCTTCAAGGACGGCGTCGGCGATCTGGAAGCGATGACACGCGTACACGCCACGCTCGGTGACCGCTTGGTCTACATCGGCGGACTTCCCACGGCAGAACTGTTCGCGGTGCCCTATCTCGAGCTCGGCGTGACGACCTACAGCTCCGCGATCTTCAACTTCCTACCCGAATTCGCGCTCGCCTTCTACGCTGCGGTGCGGCGGCGCGACGCGGCGACCATCCGCCGGTTCCTCGACGAGATCGTGTTGCCCTATGCAGCCATTCGTGATCGGCAACCGGGGTACGCCGTGAGTATTGTCAAGGCAGGCATGCGCCTGACCGGACACTCCGCCGGACCCGTCCGGCCACCGCTGACCGACCTGGACCAGAACGAGTCCGCCTTGCTCGCCGAAATCATCAACCGCGCAGGCGCTCTCACCGACGATTTGGACCCAGGCCTGACCCGCGTGGCCGGTGCAACGCTATGA
- a CDS encoding aldehyde dehydrogenase (NADP(+)) — MTECIHDDRPRSSAATPSGRMLIAGTPTVGDGPTMYSRNPSTGTNLEPGYPAASAGLVESACRHASQAAVPYRNVAPSERATFLDRIADELEQRREKLVTRARSETALGVQRLQGEAGRTVGQLRLFAAELRAGYWTQVRIDPAQPDRAPQPRPDLRQRRIGVGPVAVFGASNFPLAFSTAGGDTASALAAGCPVVVKAHPAHLGTAEIAAEAIAVAARDTGMPPGVFSQIVGEGNETGALLVRDPRIRAVGFTGSRRGGLALLALAQQRPIPIPVYAEMSSVNPVILLPAALAARGSALGEQFAASLTLGAGQFCTNPGLILAIDGPGLSHFIDSAATAVTEDPGATMLTTAIAKAYQTGSGRTGGLAEVEVLARGSRPDTAAGAAAQLLRTDAGAFLGNPLLHKEVFGAASTIVVCDDLVELVDVLAAIEGQLTATVHADADDQAAARALMPILEDLAGRIIFNGWPTGVEVGHAMVHGGPYPATTDSRSTSVGTAAIERFLRPVAYQDVPSALLPTELSAPESADVPWRLDGHMQLLAHSREDR, encoded by the coding sequence ATGACCGAGTGCATTCACGATGACCGCCCGCGCTCTTCGGCGGCCACCCCTTCGGGGCGCATGCTCATCGCCGGCACACCGACGGTCGGCGACGGTCCCACGATGTACTCGAGGAATCCCAGCACCGGGACAAACCTCGAACCGGGCTATCCGGCCGCGTCAGCCGGACTCGTCGAGAGCGCCTGTCGACATGCGTCACAAGCCGCGGTGCCGTACCGGAATGTCGCGCCGAGTGAACGCGCCACGTTTCTCGACCGTATCGCCGACGAACTCGAACAGCGCCGGGAGAAGTTGGTCACCCGAGCTCGTTCTGAGACTGCGCTCGGCGTGCAACGCCTGCAAGGAGAGGCGGGCCGGACCGTTGGTCAGCTTCGACTTTTCGCAGCTGAACTGCGCGCGGGCTACTGGACGCAAGTACGGATCGACCCGGCGCAACCGGATCGGGCACCGCAGCCCCGGCCAGATCTCCGCCAGAGACGGATCGGAGTCGGCCCTGTTGCGGTGTTCGGCGCCAGCAACTTTCCCTTGGCCTTCTCCACGGCCGGCGGCGATACGGCCTCGGCACTGGCCGCTGGATGTCCTGTCGTGGTCAAGGCGCACCCGGCGCATCTGGGCACCGCGGAGATCGCGGCCGAAGCGATTGCCGTCGCCGCCCGTGATACGGGAATGCCGCCCGGTGTGTTTTCCCAGATCGTGGGCGAGGGCAACGAAACCGGAGCACTGCTCGTCAGGGACCCGCGGATTCGGGCCGTGGGGTTCACCGGCTCTCGCCGCGGCGGACTGGCACTGTTGGCACTGGCACAGCAACGACCGATACCGATTCCGGTCTATGCCGAAATGAGCAGCGTCAACCCGGTGATACTGCTGCCCGCAGCACTCGCCGCACGGGGATCTGCCCTTGGCGAGCAGTTCGCTGCCTCCCTAACTCTCGGAGCCGGTCAATTCTGTACCAACCCGGGGCTGATCCTGGCGATCGACGGACCGGGACTCAGCCATTTCATCGACTCCGCCGCGACCGCGGTCACCGAAGATCCCGGGGCCACGATGCTCACCACCGCGATCGCGAAGGCGTACCAGACTGGCTCAGGCCGAACCGGAGGCCTCGCCGAGGTCGAGGTGCTCGCCCGCGGTAGCCGCCCAGATACCGCGGCCGGTGCCGCGGCCCAGCTACTGCGTACCGACGCCGGCGCGTTTCTCGGCAATCCGCTCCTGCACAAGGAAGTGTTCGGCGCCGCCTCGACCATCGTCGTCTGCGACGACCTGGTCGAACTGGTCGACGTGCTGGCGGCGATTGAAGGTCAGCTAACGGCAACCGTGCACGCCGACGCGGACGACCAGGCGGCCGCTCGGGCACTGATGCCGATCCTCGAGGACCTTGCGGGCCGGATCATCTTCAACGGCTGGCCGACAGGGGTGGAAGTGGGGCACGCCATGGTTCACGGGGGCCCGTACCCAGCCACCACGGACAGTCGTTCGACATCGGTCGGCACCGCCGCGATCGAACGGTTCCTCCGCCCAGTCGCCTATCAGGATGTGCCCTCAGCGCTGCTTCCCACCGAACTCAGCGCACCCGAATCAGCCGATGTGCCGTGGCGACTCGATGGCCATATGCAACTCCTTGCCCACTCTCGTGAGGACCGATAA
- a CDS encoding ABC transporter permease, producing MVTSNPDTAAGAPVATMTSPAVRTPRAMIHRDTLITAAKAVAGMVGLLTLWQLAVLVAKPPEFILVGPIDAFAELAKRPEYFANNAYITLQEALAGFVLGTALGVACGALLHYSPTLRTFLYPALVAIDTIPKVALAPLFIVWFGFGFESKAFVAMAIAFFPLVINTYDGLASVPHELKELARINRASSFQRMTKIEFIYALPSVFSGAKISISLAVGGAVVGEFIAGSKGLGYVIMLANSQVDLASMFAAFMVLASIALILFFVVDLAGRKLMPWKTHAK from the coding sequence ATGGTCACATCGAATCCCGATACCGCGGCCGGTGCACCGGTGGCGACGATGACGAGCCCCGCCGTCCGAACCCCGCGTGCCATGATCCACCGCGACACACTCATCACCGCTGCGAAAGCGGTTGCCGGCATGGTCGGGCTATTGACCCTGTGGCAACTGGCCGTCCTCGTCGCCAAGCCACCCGAGTTCATCCTGGTCGGCCCGATCGACGCATTCGCCGAATTGGCGAAACGCCCTGAGTACTTCGCCAACAACGCCTACATCACGCTTCAGGAAGCCCTCGCCGGATTCGTTCTCGGCACCGCTCTCGGCGTCGCCTGCGGGGCCTTGCTGCACTACTCACCGACATTGCGGACCTTCCTGTATCCGGCATTGGTCGCAATCGACACGATTCCCAAAGTTGCTCTCGCACCACTGTTCATCGTGTGGTTCGGCTTCGGATTCGAGTCAAAGGCCTTCGTCGCCATGGCCATCGCATTCTTTCCACTGGTGATCAACACCTACGACGGGCTGGCCTCGGTACCGCACGAATTGAAAGAACTGGCCCGGATCAACCGCGCGTCGAGTTTTCAGCGCATGACAAAGATCGAGTTCATCTACGCGCTCCCCTCAGTTTTCTCTGGCGCGAAGATATCGATCTCACTGGCGGTCGGCGGTGCGGTGGTCGGTGAATTCATCGCCGGCTCAAAGGGTCTCGGGTATGTGATCATGCTGGCCAACAGCCAGGTGGATCTGGCGTCGATGTTCGCGGCGTTCATGGTGCTGGCATCGATTGCCCTCATTCTCTTCTTCGTCGTCGACCTGGCCGGCCGGAAACTCATGCCGTGGAAAACCCATGCCAAGTAG
- a CDS encoding ABC transporter substrate-binding protein, with translation MSLMVDVGYLPKHAPFFSAVRRGFFAAEGLDVTVMPGSGSGNTVTAVETGRVDAGWADFGVTVMNQGRGAKVKQVNLLQAKSAYAVVSMDGNGINTWADLKGKTVATEGAGAMTSMWPYALNQLGLQQRDVNVVHAASSAKLPGLLSGQWDATLALSVSDAPAIDALGKNPVVLRWRDLGIDLYGNGIIFSDESLKNRPDRVKKFNNALQRAFLWSCQNPESSAEDFHREVEGYETKTVVKALDEQCSLNWSDNSPNSQFGTMSDAGVQEVIDICHNFLGLDKNITVTPAQVYSDAFISPLSRGEHITAP, from the coding sequence ATGTCGTTGATGGTCGATGTTGGATATCTGCCCAAACACGCGCCGTTTTTCTCAGCGGTGCGCCGGGGCTTCTTCGCTGCCGAAGGTTTGGATGTGACTGTCATGCCCGGCTCAGGATCAGGCAACACGGTAACCGCGGTGGAAACCGGACGAGTGGATGCCGGATGGGCGGATTTTGGTGTCACCGTGATGAATCAGGGCCGCGGCGCCAAGGTGAAGCAGGTGAACCTGCTTCAGGCAAAGTCTGCCTACGCCGTGGTCAGCATGGACGGCAATGGGATCAACACCTGGGCGGATCTCAAAGGCAAGACCGTAGCAACCGAAGGCGCCGGTGCCATGACTTCGATGTGGCCATACGCGCTGAACCAGCTTGGGCTGCAACAGCGCGATGTCAACGTCGTCCACGCGGCCAGCAGCGCCAAGTTGCCCGGCCTGCTGTCCGGTCAGTGGGATGCCACCCTTGCCTTGTCGGTTTCGGACGCGCCGGCAATCGACGCATTGGGGAAAAACCCGGTGGTCCTGCGGTGGCGAGATCTCGGAATCGACTTGTACGGCAACGGAATCATCTTCTCCGATGAGAGCCTCAAGAACCGGCCAGATCGGGTCAAGAAGTTCAACAACGCACTTCAACGCGCGTTCCTCTGGTCGTGCCAGAACCCGGAATCCTCAGCCGAGGACTTCCATCGCGAGGTCGAGGGTTACGAGACCAAGACCGTGGTCAAGGCACTCGACGAACAATGCTCGCTCAACTGGTCGGACAACAGCCCCAACAGTCAGTTCGGCACCATGTCCGACGCCGGAGTCCAAGAAGTGATCGATATCTGTCACAACTTTCTCGGGCTGGACAAGAACATCACCGTCACCCCCGCGCAGGTGTACAGCGACGCCTTCATCTCTCCCCTGTCCAGGGGCGAACACATCACCGCGCCCTGA